From Haliotis asinina isolate JCU_RB_2024 chromosome 8, JCU_Hal_asi_v2, whole genome shotgun sequence, a single genomic window includes:
- the LOC137294348 gene encoding uncharacterized protein, with amino-acid sequence MSLNSRYKLNTSRNSRDKLNASLDSRYKLNMSLNIRNQLNMSLDSRCKLNAPLDSRCELNKTMDCRYNLNTSLDCQDKLNTSVNSQDRLNASLDNGDKQNTSLDSRYKLNMSLNSRYKLNTSRNSRDKLNASLDSRYKLNMSLNIRNQLNTSLDSRCKLNAPLDSRCELNKTMDCRYNLNTSLDRLHHRKTRFL; translated from the coding sequence ATGTCACTGAACAGTCGGTATAAGCTGAATACGTCACGGAACAGTCGGGACAAGCTGAATGCGTCACTAGACAGTCGGTATAAACTGAATATGTCACTGAACATTCGAAATCAGCTGAATATGTCACTGGACAGTCGGTGTAAGTTGAATGCGCCGCTGGACAGTCGGTGTGAGCTGAATAAGACCATGGACTGTCGGTATAACCTGAATACGTCACTAGATTGTCAGGACAAGTTGAATACGTCAGTGAACAGTCAGGACAGGTTGAATGCGTCACTGGATAATGGGGACAAGCAGAATACGTCACTAGACAGTCGGTATAAACTGAATATGTCACTGAACAGTCGGTATAAGCTGAATACGTCACGGAACAGTCGGGACAAGCTGAATGCGTCACTAGACAGTCGGTATAAACTGAATATGTCACTGAACATTCGAAATCAGCTGAATACGTCACTGGACAGTCGGTGTAAGTTGAATGCGCCGCTGGACAGTCGGTGTGAGCTGAATAAGACCATGGACTGTCGGTATAACCTGAATACGTCACTGGACAGACTACATCACAGAAAAACACGTTTTCTGTAA